One window of Mixophyes fleayi isolate aMixFle1 chromosome 3, aMixFle1.hap1, whole genome shotgun sequence genomic DNA carries:
- the LOC142143612 gene encoding uncharacterized protein LOC142143612, whose amino-acid sequence MAQERRSTRRTGGGPPLRVEYTSYEEELRQIMPREIVEGINVQDTDSPSFAQGVDSPGPQLSPIPTATPPPSVRDSATEEQAGPSSYQAPQVESLQMSPEPDEQTIITLETVDAPVSGFQDVAPGPAEAPAHQQPAPQSMDPACEMALSIGAFQQQQSVFMESQTHNISQIAAQLRRIHRTNSQIPAAINRLANAWEQSNLQMAQMTGAVEALNSSVREGNANLTRLAGQLQQELIARLPAPFSSATTSTASTPSRSAQSTPPRRGARTRGGPGRGQSGAKHSDMQAKRRR is encoded by the exons atggcccaggaaaggaggtccacaagacgcacgggtggtggcccccctcttcgcgttgaatataccagctatgaggaggagctgcggcagataatgccccgtgaaatagtggagggaattaatgtgcaagacacagattcgccctcgtttgcccaaggagttg attcacctggaccacagttgagtcccattcctacagctacacctccaccttcagtcagagattcggccacagaagagcaagcag ggccctcttcataccaggcacctcaggtggagtccctccaaatgtcccctgagccagatgagcaaaccataatcaccctggaaacagtggatgcccctgtgtctggtttccaggatgttgcacctggccctgctgaagccccagcacaccagcagccggcacctcagagtatggacccagcctgtgaaatggcgctgtctattggtgctttccagcagcagcaatcagtcttcatggagagccaaactcacaacatttcccaaattgcggcccagttgaggcggatacaccgcacaaatagccaaattcctgctgcaatcaatcgtctggctaatgcctgggagcaatccaatctgcagatggcccaaatgactggggctgtggaggcattaaattcctccgttcgcgaggggaatgcgaacctgacccggctggcaggccaactgcagcaagaactcattgcccgcttgcctgcacccttttcctcggccaccacaagtaccgctagtacgccaagcagatcggcacagagtactcctccaaggagaggtgctcgcaccaggggtgggccagggagaggacagagtggggcaaaacatagcgatatgcaagcaaaaaggcgtcgctag